From Aliarcobacter butzleri, the proteins below share one genomic window:
- the eno gene encoding phosphopyruvate hydratase: MVFIDNIYADEVLDSRGNPTVRATVILSDGTKGSAIVPSGASTGKREALELRDGDNRFLGKGVLKAVENVNTKIADELIGLSPFNQAEVDATMKDIDGTHNYSNLGANAVLGVSMATARAAANSLQIPLYRYLGGANAMTMPVPMFNIINGGEHANNSVDFQEYMIMPTGFENFNDGLRAVAEIYQHLKKVIDFMGESTAVGDEGGFAPNLKSNEEPISVIMSAIEKAGYKAGEQISIALDVAASELIDEKTKKYVLKGENRELTSAELVDYYADLCSKYPIVSIEDGLSEDDWDGWKILTEKLGSKVQLVGDDLFVTNASIVAEGIKKGIANAVLIKPNQIGTVSETMQTIRLAQRNNYNCIMSHRSGESEDAFIADFAVALNCGQIKTGSTARSDRIAKYNRLLEIGAEIGYAEYLGKQPFSKK; this comes from the coding sequence GTGGTATTTATTGATAATATTTACGCTGATGAAGTATTAGATTCAAGAGGAAATCCAACTGTAAGAGCTACAGTAATTTTAAGTGATGGAACAAAAGGAAGTGCTATTGTTCCAAGTGGTGCTAGTACAGGAAAAAGAGAAGCTTTAGAACTAAGAGATGGTGATAATAGATTTTTAGGTAAAGGTGTTTTAAAAGCTGTTGAAAATGTAAACACAAAAATAGCTGATGAACTAATTGGATTGAGTCCATTTAATCAAGCAGAAGTTGATGCAACTATGAAAGATATTGATGGAACACATAACTATTCAAATCTTGGAGCAAATGCAGTTTTAGGTGTATCTATGGCAACTGCAAGAGCAGCGGCTAATTCTTTACAAATCCCATTATATAGATATTTAGGTGGAGCAAATGCTATGACTATGCCTGTTCCAATGTTTAATATTATAAATGGTGGAGAACACGCAAATAACTCTGTTGATTTTCAAGAATATATGATTATGCCAACAGGTTTTGAAAACTTTAATGATGGATTAAGAGCTGTTGCAGAAATCTATCAACACTTAAAAAAAGTTATCGATTTTATGGGTGAAAGTACAGCTGTTGGTGATGAAGGTGGTTTTGCTCCAAATTTAAAATCAAATGAAGAACCAATTTCTGTTATTATGAGTGCAATTGAAAAAGCTGGATATAAAGCTGGTGAGCAAATCTCTATTGCTCTTGATGTTGCAGCTTCAGAATTAATCGATGAAAAAACAAAAAAATATGTTTTAAAAGGTGAAAACAGAGAATTAACTTCTGCTGAGCTTGTTGATTATTATGCTGATTTATGTTCTAAATATCCAATAGTTTCAATTGAAGATGGTTTAAGCGAAGATGATTGGGATGGATGGAAAATTTTAACTGAAAAATTAGGTTCAAAAGTTCAATTAGTTGGAGATGATTTATTTGTTACAAATGCTTCAATAGTTGCTGAAGGTATCAAAAAAGGTATTGCAAATGCAGTATTAATTAAACCAAATCAAATTGGAACTGTAAGTGAAACTATGCAAACTATTAGACTTGCACAAAGAAATAACTACAATTGTATTATGAGTCATAGAAGTGGTGAAAGCGAAGATGCATTTATTGCAGATTTTGCAGTTGCTTTAAATTGTGGCCAGATTAAAACAGGAAGTACTGCAAGAAGTGATAGAATTGCAAAATATAACAGACTTCTTGAAATAGGTGCAGAAATAGGTTATGCTGAATATTTAGGAAAACAACCTTTTTCAAAAAAATAG
- the recA gene encoding recombinase RecA, protein MDENQKKSLELAIKQIDKAFGKGTLIRLGDKEVIPVETISTGSLGLDLALGVGGLPRGRVIEIYGPESSGKTTLTLHAIAEAQKAGGVCAFIDAEHALDVKYAKEIGVDTDNLLVSQPDFGEQALEILETVIRSGAVDLVVVDSVAALTPKVEIDGDMDDQQVGVQARLMSKALRKVTGLLSKMNCTVIFINQIRMKIGMTGYGSPETTTGGNALKFYSSVRLDIRRIATLKQGENSIGNRVKVKVVKNKVAAPFKQAEFDIMFGEGISKTGELVDYGVKLDIVDKAGAWFSYGDSKIGQGRENSKVFLKDNPEVAREIENKILESMGVNDELITSGTDDSDDISGLDD, encoded by the coding sequence ATGGATGAAAATCAAAAAAAATCGTTAGAACTAGCTATAAAACAAATAGATAAAGCTTTTGGTAAAGGTACTTTAATTAGACTTGGAGATAAAGAAGTTATTCCTGTTGAAACTATTAGTACTGGTTCTTTAGGACTTGATTTAGCTTTAGGTGTTGGAGGACTTCCAAGAGGAAGAGTTATTGAAATTTATGGACCTGAAAGTTCAGGAAAAACAACTTTAACTTTACACGCTATTGCAGAAGCTCAAAAAGCTGGTGGCGTTTGTGCATTTATAGATGCTGAACATGCACTTGATGTAAAATATGCAAAAGAAATAGGAGTTGATACAGATAATTTACTTGTTTCTCAACCAGATTTTGGAGAACAAGCTTTAGAAATACTTGAAACTGTTATTAGAAGTGGAGCTGTTGATTTAGTAGTTGTGGATTCAGTTGCTGCACTTACTCCAAAAGTAGAAATTGATGGAGATATGGACGACCAACAAGTTGGAGTTCAAGCAAGACTTATGAGTAAAGCATTAAGAAAAGTAACTGGACTTTTAAGTAAAATGAATTGTACGGTTATTTTTATTAACCAAATAAGAATGAAAATTGGTATGACAGGATATGGAAGTCCTGAAACTACTACTGGTGGAAATGCACTTAAATTCTACTCTTCAGTTAGACTTGATATTAGAAGAATTGCAACTTTAAAGCAAGGTGAAAATTCTATTGGAAATAGAGTTAAAGTAAAAGTTGTAAAAAATAAAGTTGCAGCTCCATTTAAACAAGCAGAGTTTGATATTATGTTTGGAGAAGGTATTTCAAAAACTGGTGAACTTGTTGATTATGGTGTAAAACTTGATATTGTTGATAAAGCAGGAGCTTGGTTTAGTTATGGAGATTCAAAAATTGGACAAGGTAGAGAAAACTCTAAAGTATTCTTAAAAGATAATCCAGAAGTTGCACGTGAGATTGAAAATAAAATCTTAGAATCTATGGGTGTAAATGATGAACTTATAACAAGTGGAACTGATGATAGCGATGATATATCTGGTTTAGACGACTAA
- the pseB gene encoding UDP-N-acetylglucosamine 4,6-dehydratase (inverting), translating into MFNGKNILITGGTGSFGKKYTKILLEKYTPNKIIIYSRDELKQYEMAQEYNDKCMRYFIGDVRDEARLKKATKDVDFIIHAAALKHVPIAEYNPMECIKTNINGAQNVIDAAIENGVSKVIALSTDKAANPVNLYGATKLASDKLFVAANNLVGTQDTKFSVVRYGNVVGSRGSVVPFFKKLINEGVKELPITDEKMTRFFITLEDGVNFVLKNFERMQGGEIFIPKIPSMKIVDMAKAIAPNLPHQIIGIRPGEKLHEIMCPADDSHLTLEFEDHYVIKPTIHFTTRMDYQKNLLGEVGKPVVQGFEYNSGNNTQWLSSEEFLEMVKRI; encoded by the coding sequence ATGTTTAATGGTAAGAATATATTAATAACTGGTGGAACGGGAAGTTTCGGTAAAAAATATACAAAAATTTTACTGGAAAAATATACACCAAATAAGATAATCATTTATAGTAGAGATGAACTTAAACAATATGAAATGGCACAAGAATATAATGATAAATGTATGAGATATTTTATTGGTGATGTAAGAGATGAAGCAAGACTAAAAAAAGCTACAAAAGATGTTGATTTCATAATTCATGCAGCAGCTCTTAAACATGTTCCAATAGCAGAATATAATCCTATGGAATGTATAAAAACTAACATAAACGGTGCTCAAAATGTCATTGATGCAGCAATTGAAAATGGTGTATCAAAAGTAATTGCACTTTCTACTGATAAAGCAGCAAATCCTGTAAATCTTTATGGCGCAACAAAATTAGCTTCAGATAAGCTTTTTGTAGCAGCAAATAATCTTGTTGGAACTCAAGATACTAAATTTAGTGTTGTTAGATATGGAAATGTTGTAGGAAGCCGTGGTTCAGTTGTACCTTTTTTCAAAAAACTTATTAATGAAGGAGTTAAAGAACTTCCAATAACAGATGAAAAAATGACAAGATTTTTTATAACTTTAGAAGATGGAGTTAATTTTGTATTAAAAAACTTTGAAAGAATGCAAGGTGGAGAAATATTTATACCAAAAATTCCTTCTATGAAAATAGTTGATATGGCAAAAGCCATTGCTCCAAATTTACCTCATCAAATCATAGGAATTCGTCCAGGAGAAAAACTGCACGAAATTATGTGTCCAGCAGATGATAGCCATTTAACTTTAGAATTTGAAGATCATTATGTGATAAAACCAACTATTCATTTTACAACAAGAATGGATTATCAAAAAAATTTATTAGGAGAAGTAGGCAAACCTGTTGTTCAAGGATTTGAATATAATTCAGGTAACAATACTCAATGGCTAAGTAGTGAAGAATTTTTAGAAATGGTAAAAAGAATATGA